TCTCTCCTATACCTTGGACATCTATCGGGGGCGTCTTCAGCCAACGAATGACCCCCTCTCCTTCTTGGCCTTTGTGAGTTTCTTCCCCCAGCTTGTTGCCGGGCCGATCGAGCGTGCGTCCAACCTATTGCCTCAATTCCAAACCCCTCGCACCTTTGACAGAAGGCGGGCCGAGGATGGCATGCGACAGATGCTATGGGGGTTCTTCAAGAAAGTGGTCATCGCAGATAATTGCGCCATCATCGTGAATGAGGTGTATGCTGATATCGGAAGTGCAGAACCGTATATGTTGGCTATCGCAGCCCTTCTTTTCACCTTCCAGATCTATTGTGATTTCTCAGGATATAGTGATATCGCTATCGGTTGTGCACGTCTATTCGGATTCGATCTTATGCGCAACTTCGCCTTCCCTTATTTCTCTAGGGATATCGCAGAATTCTGGAGAAGGTGGCATATCTCACTTTCTACTTGGTTCAGGGATTACCTCTACATTCCTCTAGGTGGATCCAGAGGTGGGCGATGGATGAAGGTGCGCAATACCATGATCATCTTCATTGTCAGCGGCTTCTGGCATGGGGCCAATTGGACCTTCATCGTTTGGGGAGCATTGAATGCGATCTTCTTCCTACCTCTATTGCTTTCTGACCGGAACCGCACCAATCTGGATGATATCGCTTCATCAGGAATTATCCCAAGTTGGAGAGAACTGCGTGGAGTCTTCGTCACTTTCACCTTGACCAATTTGGCCTGGGTCTTCTTCAGAGCAGAATCCGTACATGAGGCCTTAGTCTTTTTGGAGCGTATTTTTACAGAGTTCCCTGCTTCCTACCATCAAATTGTCAGCTTTCTTTATTTTATTCCAACGTCCACATTATTTGCGTGTATCGCATTCATGTTTGGATTTGAATGGCTGAATAGGCGTCAGGAACATGGACTCGAAGTAGCTAGATTCAAAGCGATTACTCGTAGATCTATGTATGTAGTGGTCCTCTTGTTGATTTTCGTATTCGGCTCCTTTGATAAACAGACATTCATTTATTTTCAGTTCTGATCGTTTTGACCTCATTCTATTTGAAAACATCGTTTTACTTGGTAGGATTGGCCATTGCT
The window above is part of the Flavobacteriales bacterium genome. Proteins encoded here:
- a CDS encoding MBOAT family protein; the encoded protein is MLFNSIEFAVFLPLVFAVYWMIGSSRVRSQNAWLLVASYVFYGWWDWRFLSLILFSSLLDYTLGLRMARTEHRPKRKALLILSLCVNLGFLGFFKYYNFFLDNLAQAFTLFGQPLEMRGLDIILPVGISFYTFQTLSYTLDIYRGRLQPTNDPLSFLAFVSFFPQLVAGPIERASNLLPQFQTPRTFDRRRAEDGMRQMLWGFFKKVVIADNCAIIVNEVYADIGSAEPYMLAIAALLFTFQIYCDFSGYSDIAIGCARLFGFDLMRNFAFPYFSRDIAEFWRRWHISLSTWFRDYLYIPLGGSRGGRWMKVRNTMIIFIVSGFWHGANWTFIVWGALNAIFFLPLLLSDRNRTNLDDIASSGIIPSWRELRGVFVTFTLTNLAWVFFRAESVHEALVFLERIFTEFPASYHQIVSFLYFIPTSTLFACIAFMFGFEWLNRRQEHGLEVARFKAITRRSMYVVVLLLIFVFGSFDKQTFIYFQF